From the Pseudarthrobacter sp. MM222 genome, one window contains:
- a CDS encoding type II secretion system F family protein, with amino-acid sequence MSGLMASAAACGLVLGAGLWLLLGRLPFLRPTTFTERIGPQLKSHNLESRLLRPAPRNVTPFGPLGRILRPVLRDALASLGKINPGTSALTRRLARAGTTKPPIDFRAEQLLWGAAGFVVAVGAVVLAGASGRFSPAAAVVVVLGGAGSGYLLRDYVLSVQIRRRESRMMAEFPSIAELMALAVSAGESATGALDRVCRSARGELSKEFTRVLAETRAGTPLVDALQEFSARTDLGQLIRFVDGMIVAVERGTPLADVLRAQAQDVRDTAKRELMESAGKKEIGMMVPLVFGVLPLTVVFAVFPGLAAISLGL; translated from the coding sequence ATGAGCGGGCTCATGGCCAGCGCCGCGGCCTGCGGGCTGGTCCTGGGCGCCGGACTCTGGCTCCTCCTCGGAAGGCTGCCGTTTCTGCGCCCCACCACGTTCACCGAGCGCATCGGGCCGCAGCTGAAGTCGCACAACCTGGAATCGAGGCTCCTGCGGCCGGCCCCGCGCAATGTCACGCCATTCGGCCCTCTTGGGCGGATTCTGCGACCTGTGCTCCGCGACGCACTCGCCTCCTTGGGCAAGATCAACCCCGGGACCTCGGCCTTGACGCGCCGGCTGGCCCGCGCCGGGACCACCAAGCCGCCAATCGACTTTCGGGCGGAGCAGCTGTTGTGGGGCGCGGCCGGCTTTGTGGTGGCTGTCGGCGCCGTGGTGCTGGCCGGCGCTTCCGGGCGGTTCAGCCCCGCCGCTGCGGTCGTGGTCGTCCTGGGCGGCGCCGGATCCGGTTACCTGCTGAGGGACTACGTGCTGTCCGTGCAGATCAGGAGACGGGAATCCCGCATGATGGCGGAATTCCCCAGCATCGCCGAACTCATGGCGCTCGCCGTCAGCGCGGGTGAGAGCGCCACCGGCGCACTGGACCGGGTCTGCCGCAGCGCGCGGGGCGAGTTGTCGAAGGAATTCACCCGGGTTCTCGCGGAAACCAGAGCGGGAACGCCGCTGGTCGACGCCTTGCAGGAGTTCTCAGCCCGGACGGATCTGGGACAGCTGATCCGTTTCGTGGACGGAATGATCGTGGCAGTCGAACGCGGTACCCCGCTGGCCGATGTGCTGAGGGCGCAGGCGCAGGACGTCAGGGACACCGCTAAACGCGAGCTGATGGAATCGGCCGGTAAAAAGGAAATCGGGATGATGGTGCCGCTGGTTTTTGGCGTATTGCCGCTCACTGTCGTCTTTGCCGTGTTCCCTGGTCTGGCTGCCATCAGCCTCGGACTGTAG
- a CDS encoding peptidoglycan DD-metalloendopeptidase family protein has product MISAALALILAASLGTAAPVAFADELEDQQAALQEEAAKVQHSLEFVDARIAQAAGDLVLYQGQLPGAQQALLDAQGRVAGAVREVEALAARVDLAQQNKAKITQQLETDKQKIADTKKLIGQIATQAYKSGGVPSNLSLFFGSNNGSLTDTIDLADQAMRSQNAAMDKLSQQSATNTNAQARLEAVEAEIQDLKAKADAALAREQAARDEAEAKKAAVDKLIADTTRLDAELQAAKPGIQSQLAQVKAQQDAVAAEIVERDRKLREAWEAEQRRIAEAAAAAARAKGQAVQPYVAPAQGPPSAFGLRSPFSGTRITSGFGWRATPPGTVDFYGQGGYMHTGIDFGAACGTPVYAPAAGTVFSAGWANDGGGNNVKISHGVVQGNSLTTIFYHNSSVVVSRGQQVSQGQLIAYSGTTGNSTGCHSHFETWLNGRAVDPMNLL; this is encoded by the coding sequence ATGATCAGTGCCGCGCTGGCGCTGATCCTCGCGGCGAGCCTCGGCACGGCGGCACCGGTGGCCTTCGCCGATGAACTCGAAGACCAGCAGGCGGCCCTCCAGGAGGAAGCCGCCAAGGTCCAGCACTCCCTCGAATTCGTGGACGCCCGCATCGCCCAGGCCGCGGGCGACCTGGTCCTCTACCAAGGCCAGCTTCCCGGTGCCCAGCAGGCCCTGCTCGATGCGCAGGGCCGGGTGGCCGGCGCCGTCCGGGAAGTCGAGGCCCTCGCGGCGCGGGTGGACCTCGCGCAGCAGAACAAGGCCAAGATCACCCAGCAGCTGGAGACCGACAAGCAAAAGATCGCGGACACCAAGAAGCTGATCGGGCAGATCGCTACCCAGGCCTACAAGTCCGGCGGCGTACCGTCCAACCTCTCGCTGTTCTTCGGCTCCAACAACGGCAGCCTCACGGACACGATCGACCTCGCCGACCAGGCGATGCGCAGCCAAAATGCGGCGATGGACAAACTCAGCCAGCAAAGCGCCACGAACACAAACGCCCAGGCCCGCCTCGAGGCCGTGGAAGCCGAAATCCAGGACCTGAAGGCCAAAGCCGACGCCGCGCTGGCGCGGGAGCAGGCCGCCCGCGACGAAGCCGAAGCAAAGAAGGCTGCGGTGGACAAGCTCATCGCGGACACCACCCGGCTCGACGCCGAACTGCAGGCCGCAAAGCCGGGCATCCAGAGCCAACTGGCCCAGGTCAAGGCCCAGCAGGACGCCGTCGCCGCCGAAATCGTCGAGCGCGACCGGAAACTTCGCGAGGCCTGGGAAGCCGAGCAGCGGCGTATTGCCGAAGCCGCAGCGGCGGCAGCCCGCGCCAAGGGCCAGGCAGTCCAGCCGTACGTCGCACCCGCCCAGGGTCCGCCGTCGGCGTTCGGGCTGCGGAGTCCCTTCTCGGGGACCCGGATCACCTCCGGCTTCGGCTGGCGCGCCACGCCGCCAGGCACCGTCGACTTCTACGGCCAGGGCGGCTACATGCACACCGGCATCGACTTCGGCGCCGCCTGCGGCACCCCTGTCTACGCGCCGGCGGCCGGCACCGTCTTCTCGGCCGGCTGGGCCAACGACGGCGGCGGCAACAACGTGAAGATCTCGCACGGCGTCGTCCAGGGCAATTCACTGACCACGATTTTCTACCACAACTCCAGCGTGGTGGTCTCCCGCGGGCAGCAGGTCAGCCAAGGCCAGCTCATCGCCTATTCCGGCACCACCGGAAACTCCACCGGCTGCCACTCGCACTTTGAGACCTGGCTGAACGGCCGGGCCGTAGATCCGATGAACCTGCTCTGA
- a CDS encoding DUF2142 domain-containing protein, translating to MSSIIPGTPADQTQRTRSAARIFWRIFLLLSAITVLWSLATPLMAYPDEPVHTVKAAAVARGQILPAPGTSFGHGVHVQVPSYIANLQAQTCFTFLRDKPAGCAPPVAADDNYLTIGVTSAGLYNPMYYWVVGFPSLFMSGAPAIFAMRILSALISAAFYAAGFTALSRLRHPKWPIVAAAIAMTPMVFFLSSGINPNSLEVAATMAAFCGFLVVLENSGQLRVVRPAVIAVAVSCAALANTRSVSLVWLLCAFIVAGLCYRWKDFTALFRHKAVVIAIALAAVGVALGLVWNVLMLNAPPSAGEAPLGISNATGEIRPYNAFLTMLDRSFDYVAQYIGVMGWLESSLPQAVFMFWNLLLILTLLMVFLIRHWRLRMAFLVALAMLVLVPAVMQAALVSSVGFIWQGRYSMPLFMIAVIAAGMCFRFRRFPLGRSSEALARLLLVAAIVAHVYGFLYVLRRYVVGIPDSGNWQTMITVPGWQPPFTWEVLTLAYAGVMIVAAAMLFGYLYPGRTFARLPARFRR from the coding sequence ATGAGCAGCATCATTCCGGGAACCCCCGCGGACCAGACGCAACGTACCCGCTCTGCGGCACGGATCTTCTGGCGGATCTTCCTCCTGCTCTCGGCCATCACGGTGCTTTGGTCCCTCGCCACGCCGCTCATGGCCTACCCCGACGAGCCCGTCCACACCGTGAAGGCCGCGGCAGTGGCGAGGGGACAGATCCTGCCCGCTCCCGGAACCTCGTTCGGCCACGGGGTGCACGTACAAGTGCCTTCCTACATCGCCAACCTGCAGGCCCAGACCTGCTTTACGTTCCTCCGGGACAAGCCCGCCGGCTGCGCACCGCCCGTCGCGGCCGATGACAACTACCTGACCATCGGCGTAACGTCAGCCGGGCTGTACAACCCCATGTACTACTGGGTCGTGGGCTTCCCGAGCCTGTTCATGTCCGGGGCCCCGGCCATCTTCGCCATGCGGATCCTCAGCGCCCTGATCTCGGCGGCATTCTACGCCGCAGGATTCACCGCGCTGAGCCGGCTCCGGCACCCCAAGTGGCCGATCGTCGCCGCCGCCATCGCCATGACACCCATGGTCTTCTTCCTCTCCAGCGGCATCAACCCCAATTCGCTGGAAGTCGCGGCCACCATGGCCGCATTCTGCGGCTTCCTCGTGGTGCTAGAGAATTCCGGGCAGCTCAGGGTGGTCCGGCCCGCTGTGATCGCGGTGGCCGTTTCCTGCGCGGCACTGGCCAATACCCGCAGCGTCTCCCTGGTCTGGCTGCTGTGCGCCTTCATCGTCGCCGGCCTCTGTTACCGCTGGAAGGACTTCACTGCCCTGTTCCGCCACAAGGCGGTGGTCATCGCGATCGCCCTGGCCGCCGTGGGTGTGGCCCTTGGCCTGGTCTGGAACGTGCTCATGCTCAACGCGCCGCCGTCGGCCGGCGAGGCGCCGCTGGGCATCTCGAACGCGACGGGGGAAATCCGGCCCTACAACGCCTTCCTGACCATGCTGGACCGCAGCTTCGACTACGTGGCCCAGTACATCGGCGTGATGGGCTGGCTCGAATCCTCCCTCCCCCAGGCCGTCTTCATGTTCTGGAACCTGCTCCTGATCCTCACTCTTCTGATGGTCTTCCTGATCCGGCACTGGCGCCTCCGCATGGCCTTCCTGGTCGCCCTTGCGATGCTGGTCCTGGTGCCCGCCGTCATGCAGGCAGCGCTAGTGTCCAGTGTTGGCTTCATCTGGCAGGGCCGCTACAGCATGCCGCTGTTCATGATCGCGGTCATCGCCGCCGGCATGTGCTTCCGGTTCCGGCGCTTCCCGCTGGGCCGGTCCTCGGAGGCGCTGGCACGCCTGCTGCTGGTGGCGGCCATCGTGGCCCACGTTTACGGCTTCCTCTACGTTCTCCGCCGCTACGTTGTGGGCATTCCGGATTCCGGCAACTGG
- the prfB gene encoding peptide chain release factor 2, which yields MANIDFPAEIRALRATYVSIENVSNVEALKEDIAELSERAGEPNLWDDPAAAQVITSRLSHRQSELARLDSLVSRIDDLEVLVELGQDEDDAASMGEAATELESIRKALKDLEVVTLLSGEFDVREAVVTIRAGAGGVDAADFAEMLMRMYLRWAERHGYPTTIMDTSYAEEAGLKSATFEVKAPYAYGTLSVEAGTHRLVRISPFDNQGRRQTSFAAVEVIPLIEQTDSIDIPDNEIRVDVFRSSGPGGQSVNTTDSAVRLTHIPTGTVVSMQNEKSQLQNRAAALRVLQSRLLLLKKEQEDAEKKAFAGDVKASWGDQMRSYVLNPYQMVKDLRTEHEVGNTSAVFDGEIDDFIDAGIRWRTDNRNAEK from the coding sequence ATGGCTAACATCGATTTTCCCGCAGAAATCCGCGCGCTGCGCGCCACCTACGTCTCCATCGAAAACGTTTCGAATGTCGAGGCGCTGAAGGAAGACATCGCGGAGCTGAGCGAGCGCGCGGGCGAACCCAACCTCTGGGACGATCCCGCAGCCGCCCAGGTGATCACCTCCCGGCTCTCGCACCGCCAGTCCGAACTGGCGCGCCTGGATTCCCTGGTCTCCCGGATCGACGACCTTGAGGTCCTCGTGGAGCTGGGCCAGGACGAGGACGACGCCGCCTCCATGGGCGAGGCCGCCACGGAGCTGGAATCGATCCGGAAAGCCCTGAAGGACCTCGAAGTGGTCACCCTGCTCTCCGGCGAATTCGACGTCCGCGAAGCCGTGGTCACCATCCGCGCCGGCGCCGGCGGCGTGGACGCCGCCGACTTCGCCGAAATGCTGATGCGGATGTACCTGCGCTGGGCCGAACGCCACGGCTACCCGACCACCATCATGGACACCTCCTACGCCGAAGAGGCCGGGCTCAAGTCCGCCACCTTTGAGGTCAAGGCGCCCTACGCCTACGGCACCCTGAGCGTCGAGGCCGGTACCCACCGCCTGGTCCGGATCAGCCCCTTCGACAACCAGGGCCGCCGCCAGACCTCCTTCGCCGCCGTCGAGGTCATCCCGCTGATCGAGCAGACGGACTCGATCGACATCCCGGACAACGAGATCCGCGTCGATGTGTTCCGCTCCTCCGGCCCGGGCGGCCAGTCGGTCAACACCACCGACTCCGCGGTGCGCCTGACGCACATCCCCACCGGCACCGTCGTGTCCATGCAGAACGAGAAATCCCAGCTGCAGAACCGCGCGGCGGCCCTCCGGGTGCTGCAGTCCCGCCTGCTGCTGCTCAAGAAGGAGCAGGAGGACGCCGAGAAGAAGGCCTTCGCCGGAGACGTGAAGGCTTCCTGGGGGGACCAGATGCGCTCCTACGTGCTCAACCCGTACCAGATGGTCAAGGACCTCCGCACCGAACACGAGGTGGGCAACACCTCCGCCGTGTTCGACGGCGAGATCGACGACTTCATCGACGCCGGCATCCGCTGGCGGACCGACAACCGGAACGCCGAGAAGTAG
- the ftsX gene encoding permease-like cell division protein FtsX, translated as MRLAFILGEIGSGLRRNLSMVVSVILVTFVSLTFVGAAGMLQLQINQMKGYWYDKVQVAIFLCSDGSTAAGCATGPVTPEQQDNLRALLESPAVAPYVNDFQFESKDDAYKHFKEQFSNSPIVDSVTPDQLPASFRINMKDPEKYQIISETFSSQAGVETVIDQRQLLERLFSAMNAASLVAVSIAGVMIVCAILLIATTIRLSAFSRRRETGIMRLVGASKMVIQLPFILEGVIAAVIGAALASATLWAVAQFFLGDYLSQQYPDTAFISPGQTLILAPALIGTGVLLAGISSLLTLRRYLRV; from the coding sequence GTGAGGCTTGCATTCATCCTCGGCGAGATCGGCAGCGGCCTGCGCCGCAACCTGTCCATGGTGGTTTCCGTCATCCTGGTGACCTTCGTGTCCCTGACCTTCGTCGGCGCCGCCGGCATGCTGCAGCTGCAGATCAACCAGATGAAGGGCTACTGGTACGACAAGGTCCAGGTGGCGATCTTCCTCTGCAGTGACGGCTCGACGGCGGCCGGCTGCGCCACGGGCCCGGTCACCCCGGAGCAGCAGGACAACCTGCGCGCCCTGCTGGAGTCGCCCGCGGTGGCCCCGTACGTCAACGACTTCCAGTTCGAGTCCAAGGACGACGCCTACAAGCACTTCAAGGAACAGTTCTCCAATTCCCCGATCGTCGATTCCGTGACGCCGGACCAGCTGCCGGCGTCTTTCAGGATCAACATGAAGGACCCGGAGAAGTACCAGATCATCAGCGAGACCTTCTCCTCGCAGGCCGGCGTGGAGACTGTGATCGACCAGCGCCAGCTGCTTGAACGGCTGTTCTCAGCGATGAACGCCGCGTCACTCGTGGCAGTCAGCATCGCCGGCGTGATGATCGTCTGCGCGATCCTGCTGATCGCCACTACCATTCGGCTGTCCGCGTTCAGCCGCCGCCGCGAAACGGGCATCATGCGGCTCGTCGGTGCGTCCAAGATGGTGATCCAGCTGCCGTTCATCCTCGAGGGTGTGATCGCGGCCGTCATTGGTGCCGCCCTGGCCTCGGCGACGCTCTGGGCCGTGGCGCAGTTCTTCCTCGGCGACTACCTGTCCCAGCAATATCCGGACACCGCCTTCATCTCACCCGGGCAGACCCTGATCCTGGCCCCGGCCCTGATCGGAACAGGTGTCCTCCTGGCAGGCATCTCCTCTCTGCTCACCCTCCGCCGTTACCTCAGGGTCTAG
- the ftsE gene encoding cell division ATP-binding protein FtsE, whose amino-acid sequence MIRFENVTKVYDQKARPALDSINLEIDRGEFAFLVGASGSGKSTFLRLVLKEDRASSGAVYVAGQNVAKISSWRVPRLRRGIGVVFQDFRLLPQKTVFANVAFAMQVIGKSRSVIRDTVPEVLKTVGLEGKENRLPHELSGGEQQRVAIARAVVNRPGILLADEPTGNLDPTTSMGIMGVLDKINQNGTTVVMATHDDDIVNEMRKRVVELKNGVVIRDEARALYTSMIPIVGQSRRLRDASGREDPQPVTASVASRRSGATNIPVVGEGQL is encoded by the coding sequence ATGATCCGATTCGAAAATGTCACCAAGGTCTATGACCAGAAGGCGCGTCCCGCGCTGGATTCGATCAACCTTGAGATCGACCGTGGCGAATTCGCCTTCCTGGTCGGAGCTTCAGGCTCCGGCAAGTCGACCTTCCTCCGGCTGGTCCTGAAGGAGGACCGCGCCTCCTCCGGCGCCGTCTACGTCGCCGGCCAGAACGTGGCGAAGATTTCCAGCTGGCGCGTGCCCCGGCTCCGCCGCGGGATCGGCGTCGTGTTCCAGGACTTCCGGCTTCTGCCGCAGAAGACCGTGTTCGCCAACGTCGCCTTCGCCATGCAGGTCATCGGCAAGAGCCGCAGCGTCATCCGCGACACAGTGCCCGAGGTCCTGAAGACCGTCGGCCTGGAGGGCAAGGAGAACCGGCTGCCCCACGAACTCTCCGGCGGCGAGCAGCAGCGCGTGGCAATCGCGCGCGCCGTCGTCAACCGCCCCGGAATCCTGCTGGCCGATGAGCCCACCGGAAACCTCGACCCCACCACCTCGATGGGCATCATGGGAGTGCTGGACAAGATCAACCAGAACGGCACCACCGTGGTGATGGCCACGCACGACGACGACATCGTCAACGAGATGCGCAAGCGCGTCGTCGAGCTGAAGAACGGCGTCGTGATCCGTGACGAGGCCAGGGCCCTCTACACGTCGATGATCCCGATCGTGGGACAGTCCCGCCGGCTGCGGGACGCCAGCGGCCGGGAAGACCCGCAGCCGGTCACCGCCTCCGTCGCGTCCAGACGCAGCGGCGCCACGAACATCCCTGTCGTAGGGGAGGGCCAGCTGTGA
- a CDS encoding substrate-binding domain-containing protein encodes MKHRGIRSLAALTAASALLVACSPASNGSQIRGSITAVGTGIQSAAIAAWRNGWVKDFPETSLSFSPDGAGVGVKALQTGQAHFAPIDEPLSAADAEAARQSCGPDGAFSVPVAVVPVGVAFNLPSVKNLKLSPDVLAAIYAGDVTSWDDAEIERLNPEADLPDTEIVPLRAAEESALTVATTAYLQRGGWEDAAGKTWPESTAGEEVPRYTDLGNEVDDTAGAIAFMDKAAIGTRFDTALLDFGQGFVRLNDDTLGLSIAAGTVSTGPGGSIIFRTPDSPDSGYGLTTVTYQAFCSEYQNEPLARLVRSWGEFVLGDGGQGNSSYFAGVSAPSKDALERASSRVAEITAAR; translated from the coding sequence TTGAAACACCGCGGCATCAGGTCCCTGGCGGCGCTCACCGCAGCCTCCGCACTATTGGTTGCCTGCTCCCCGGCCTCCAACGGGAGCCAGATCCGTGGCTCCATCACGGCCGTCGGGACCGGGATCCAGAGCGCGGCCATCGCCGCCTGGCGCAACGGCTGGGTCAAGGACTTTCCGGAGACCTCCCTGAGCTTCTCACCCGACGGGGCCGGCGTCGGCGTCAAGGCCCTGCAGACCGGACAGGCGCACTTCGCCCCGATTGACGAGCCGTTGAGCGCCGCCGACGCCGAGGCCGCCCGGCAGTCCTGCGGCCCGGACGGGGCCTTCTCGGTGCCCGTCGCCGTCGTTCCGGTCGGCGTCGCCTTCAACCTGCCCTCGGTCAAGAACCTCAAGCTCTCCCCCGACGTCCTCGCCGCCATCTACGCCGGCGACGTCACCTCCTGGGACGACGCCGAGATCGAACGCCTCAACCCCGAAGCCGACCTGCCGGACACGGAGATCGTCCCGCTCCGGGCCGCCGAAGAGTCTGCGCTGACGGTCGCCACCACGGCGTACCTCCAGCGCGGCGGCTGGGAAGACGCGGCCGGGAAAACCTGGCCGGAGTCCACGGCCGGCGAAGAGGTCCCCCGTTACACCGACCTCGGCAACGAGGTCGACGACACCGCCGGCGCGATCGCGTTCATGGACAAGGCCGCCATCGGGACCCGCTTCGACACGGCCCTGCTGGACTTTGGCCAGGGCTTCGTCCGGCTCAACGACGACACCCTGGGCCTGTCCATCGCTGCCGGCACCGTTAGCACCGGCCCGGGCGGCAGCATCATCTTCCGGACACCGGACAGTCCGGACTCCGGCTACGGCCTCACCACCGTGACGTACCAGGCCTTCTGCAGCGAATACCAGAACGAGCCACTGGCCCGGCTGGTCCGCTCCTGGGGCGAGTTCGTCCTCGGCGACGGCGGGCAGGGAAACTCCAGCTACTTCGCGGGGGTCTCCGCCCCCAGCAAGGACGCCCTGGAGCGGGCCAGCAGCCGTGTCGCAGAAATCACGGCAGCCCGATGA
- a CDS encoding TadE family protein, whose amino-acid sequence MAAPGERWGCPRRDNVRKAGERGAAVVDFVLVGGLLTLFFLAIIQLTLVLHVRNTLIDAAASGARYGTLADRSAADARARTAQLISVALNPGFANEVSTTETIYQGVPTLEVTVRAPLPVIGLIGPRASLEVKGHAAIRP is encoded by the coding sequence GTGGCGGCGCCCGGCGAACGCTGGGGATGCCCCCGGCGGGACAACGTCCGGAAAGCCGGGGAACGGGGCGCGGCCGTGGTGGACTTCGTCCTCGTCGGCGGCCTGCTGACGCTGTTCTTTCTGGCCATCATCCAGCTCACCCTGGTCCTGCACGTCCGGAACACCCTGATCGACGCAGCAGCCTCCGGTGCCAGATACGGCACTCTCGCGGACCGCAGCGCCGCTGATGCCCGCGCCCGGACGGCACAGCTGATCAGTGTTGCGCTCAACCCCGGCTTCGCCAACGAGGTGAGCACCACCGAGACCATCTACCAGGGCGTCCCCACGCTGGAGGTAACCGTCCGTGCCCCGCTGCCGGTGATCGGTCTGATCGGACCGCGCGCAAGCCTGGAGGTGAAGGGGCATGCCGCCATCCGGCCCTGA
- a CDS encoding pilus assembly protein TadG-related protein: MSRRAPASDDGQMMVLIIGYILLALLLATVVMAASSVYLEHKKLLSLADGASVAAADSFTLGQLGSSAGTPTAVLDGGRVRSAAVDYLERNGAFARFSDLAVAPGTGTPDGATAVVTLSVAVHPPVVNFLVPDGIRVEASSTARSRLSR; the protein is encoded by the coding sequence GTGAGCCGGCGCGCCCCCGCCAGCGACGACGGCCAGATGATGGTGCTCATCATCGGCTACATCCTGCTCGCCCTGCTCCTCGCCACTGTCGTGATGGCAGCTTCCAGCGTCTACCTCGAACACAAAAAGCTGCTTTCACTGGCCGACGGCGCTTCCGTGGCCGCGGCGGACAGCTTCACCCTGGGCCAGCTCGGCAGCTCCGCGGGAACGCCCACCGCGGTGCTTGACGGGGGAAGGGTCCGCAGCGCCGCCGTCGACTACCTGGAGCGCAACGGTGCCTTCGCGCGGTTCAGCGATCTCGCCGTCGCGCCCGGAACGGGAACCCCGGACGGTGCCACCGCCGTCGTGACCCTGAGCGTCGCCGTCCACCCGCCGGTGGTCAACTTCCTGGTCCCGGACGGCATCCGGGTGGAAGCCAGTTCGACGGCGCGCTCGCGGCTGAGCCGCTAG
- a CDS encoding CpaF family protein encodes MEAVRIVEDEVRELIRRRGLDPLRQAGEVRRLVEAAVSDYDERALLAPLPPIGPLEPARRFVFDAVAGFGALQPLLDDPGIEEVWLNSPHEVYVARNGESELTSISLTDQQVRDLVERMLKSSGRRLDLSSPFVDAALPDGSRLHVVIPDITRRHWAVNIRKFIVKASRLEHLVELGTLTPQAARFLGAAVASGLNILVSGATQAGKTTMLNCLAAGIGTRERVITVEEIFELQFPLRDVVGLQCRQPNLEGEGEIPLRRLVKEALRMRPDRLVVGEVREAESLDMLIALNSGLPGMCTIHANSAHDAVTKLCTLPLLAGENISSAFVVPTVASCIDLVVHCSRHANGRRQVTEILALGRRVENGIIESSMVFAMANGQLQPKANSMPAVEKFAGSGYDVAALLEPR; translated from the coding sequence ATGGAGGCTGTACGCATTGTTGAGGACGAAGTCCGCGAGCTCATTCGACGCCGCGGGCTGGACCCGCTGCGTCAGGCCGGGGAAGTCCGGCGCCTCGTGGAGGCGGCCGTCAGCGACTACGACGAGCGTGCACTGCTGGCGCCCTTGCCCCCGATCGGCCCGCTGGAACCCGCCCGGCGGTTCGTCTTCGACGCCGTGGCCGGCTTCGGCGCCTTGCAGCCGCTGCTGGACGATCCCGGAATCGAAGAAGTCTGGCTCAACTCACCGCATGAGGTCTATGTGGCCCGCAACGGCGAATCGGAGCTCACCTCCATCTCCCTGACGGACCAGCAGGTCCGGGACCTGGTGGAGCGGATGCTCAAGAGTTCAGGGCGGCGCCTTGACCTGTCCTCGCCCTTCGTCGATGCCGCCCTTCCCGATGGATCCCGGCTCCACGTCGTCATTCCGGACATCACCCGGCGGCACTGGGCCGTCAACATCCGCAAGTTCATCGTCAAAGCCAGCAGGCTCGAACACCTGGTGGAGCTCGGAACCCTCACGCCGCAGGCCGCACGGTTTCTCGGAGCCGCGGTGGCCAGCGGCCTGAACATCCTGGTGTCCGGTGCCACTCAGGCAGGCAAGACCACCATGCTGAACTGCCTCGCCGCCGGGATCGGCACCCGTGAGCGGGTCATCACTGTGGAGGAAATCTTCGAACTGCAGTTTCCGCTCCGCGACGTTGTGGGCCTGCAGTGCCGGCAACCGAACCTGGAAGGGGAAGGCGAGATTCCCCTGCGCCGGCTCGTCAAGGAGGCCCTGCGCATGCGGCCGGACCGGCTGGTGGTAGGCGAAGTCCGGGAGGCCGAGAGCCTCGACATGCTCATTGCCTTGAACTCAGGTCTTCCCGGGATGTGCACGATCCACGCCAATTCAGCCCACGATGCCGTAACGAAACTGTGTACGCTTCCGTTGCTGGCCGGTGAGAACATCTCCAGCGCCTTCGTCGTTCCCACCGTGGCATCGTGCATCGACCTGGTGGTGCATTGCAGCAGGCACGCCAACGGTCGCAGGCAGGTGACCGAGATCCTGGCTCTCGGACGCAGAGTCGAAAACGGCATCATTGAATCCTCCATGGTGTTTGCCATGGCCAACGGACAGCTCCAGCCCAAAGCCAATTCCATGCCCGCGGTGGAGAAATTCGCCGGGTCCGGGTACGACGTCGCCGCCTTGCTGGAGCCGCGCTGA
- a CDS encoding type II secretion system F family protein — protein sequence MAPLLGVVAGAGLLLIWWSAWEQPPGIQRAPRVRRLEDLLLTAGIEKVTGPGLVASCLGVGAFTTIVFFALTRSWPISGCFGLFGAWLPLAVVRWRARKRTAVLRQLWPDVVDHLRSAIRAGLSLPEALIQLGDNGPLELRPVFRDFGSDYRAGGQFDPSLTRLKDRLADPVADRIVEALRLTREVGGSDLGRLLGTLAEFLRESARTRSELEARQSWTVNAARLAVAAPWIVLVLLASRPEAVAAYNTPTGAGVLLGGLAVSLISYAVMLRIGALPEDERVLR from the coding sequence ATGGCGCCGCTGTTGGGCGTGGTCGCTGGCGCCGGGCTCTTGTTGATCTGGTGGTCCGCATGGGAGCAGCCACCAGGAATACAGCGTGCGCCGCGCGTCCGCAGGCTGGAGGACCTCTTGCTGACGGCGGGCATCGAAAAAGTCACCGGGCCGGGTCTGGTGGCAAGCTGTCTCGGCGTCGGAGCATTTACTACCATCGTCTTCTTCGCGCTGACCCGGTCCTGGCCGATCTCGGGTTGCTTCGGCTTGTTCGGCGCCTGGTTGCCGCTTGCCGTCGTTCGCTGGCGCGCCCGGAAACGAACTGCCGTCCTACGTCAGCTCTGGCCGGACGTCGTGGACCATCTGAGATCCGCCATCCGGGCGGGCCTGTCGTTGCCCGAGGCCCTCATCCAGCTCGGAGACAACGGCCCGCTGGAGCTCCGGCCCGTATTCCGCGACTTCGGTTCCGATTACCGTGCGGGAGGCCAGTTCGATCCGTCGCTGACCAGGCTGAAGGATCGGCTGGCCGACCCTGTGGCCGACAGAATTGTCGAGGCACTCCGGCTGACCCGCGAAGTGGGCGGCTCAGACCTGGGCCGCCTGTTGGGAACGCTCGCCGAATTCCTGCGGGAGAGTGCCCGCACACGCAGCGAATTGGAGGCCCGGCAGTCCTGGACAGTCAATGCGGCACGCCTCGCGGTGGCCGCGCCGTGGATCGTGCTCGTGTTGTTGGCCAGCAGGCCGGAAGCCGTCGCGGCGTACAACACGCCAACCGGGGCCGGTGTCCTGCTGGGCGGTCTCGCGGTCTCCCTCATCTCCTACGCGGTCATGCTGCGAATCGGGGCCCTTCCGGAAGACGAGAGGGTGCTGCGATGA